The proteins below come from a single Uloborus diversus isolate 005 chromosome 10, Udiv.v.3.1, whole genome shotgun sequence genomic window:
- the LOC129231058 gene encoding zinc finger protein ZIC 1-like produces MEQLNGLAKRNLRLMDMSHMHAGINGIGFPFSQAMTVHHRGSQEVQATPADMLNPFIDSSGHMGSIKLSPQHGMPGDVVHHTQPTHQYGPQSNGYGVPHSHHHHHHHVGSYAARDFLLRRDHMPSLANNLATHDPLSSGTQTHHGMFVSTSTGLHSHHGADPTSSSHVLFPSLDHHSHSHGQMRLSLPGSDMYGRTDSFNHMGPRTDSLMGSSYGHMPHMAAPGAFFRYMRQSIKQELTCHWIDQDLPHPRKPCNKTFNSMHEIVSHITVEHVGGPECTNHSCFWEDCPRNSRPFKAKYKLVNHIRVHTGEKPFPCPFPGCGKVFARSENLKIHKRTHTEWYLDSFHFQSISLNLANGLKINSSA; encoded by the exons ATGGAGCAGCTAAACGGCTTAGCTAAACGGAACCTACGTCTTATGGATATGAGCCACATGCACGCAGGTATTAACGGAATAGGGTTCCCTTTCTCTCAGGCAATGACCGTCCATCATCGGGGAAGCCAGGAAGTCCAAGCGACACCTGCGGACATGCTCAACCCTTTCATCGACTCATCCGGACACATGGGGAGCATCAAACTGAGCCCCCAGCATGGGATGCCCGGAGATGTCGTCCACCACACCCAGCCTACTCATCAGTATGGTCCACAGAGTAACGGCTATGGTGTTCCACACTCgcatcatcatcatcaccatcATGTGGGAAGCTATGCCGCGAGAGACTTCCTTTTGCGACGAGACCACATGCCTTCTTTGGCCAACAACTTGGCCACCCATGACCCTCTGTCATCAGGAACGCAAACTCATCATGGTATGTTTGTATCGACGTCGACGGGACTTCATAGTCATCATGGTGCAGATCCAACTTCATCTTCACATGTTCTGTTCCCCAGTCTCGATCATCATTCTCACAGTCATGGACAAATGCGCCTTTCTTTGCCTGGTTCGGACATGTACGGGAGAACGGATTCTTTTAACCACATGGGACCAAGAACAGATTCCCTCATGGGAAGCAGTTATGGACATATGCCTCACATGGCAGCGCCTGGTGCTTTTTTCAGGTACATGAGACAATCCATTAAACAAGAATTGACTTGCCACTGGATTGATCAAGACCTCCCACATCCGAGGAAACCTTGCAACAAGACCTTCAACTCCATGCACGAAATAGTTAGCCACATTACCGTGGAGCATGTTGGTGGTCCTGAGTGCACGAACCATTCATGCTTTTGGGAAGATTGTCCTAGGAACTCGAGGCCTTTTAAAGCCAAATATAAACTAGTTAACCACATTCGAGTACATACAGGGGAAAAACCATTCCCTTGTCCTTTCCCAGGATGTGGAAAAGTATTCGCCCGTAGTGAGAATTTAAAGATACATAAACGAACTCATACAG AATGGTATCTCGATTCATTCCATTTTCAATCCATTAGCTTAAATCTTGCTAATGGCTTAAAAATAAACAGCTCAGCTTAA